One Gopherus evgoodei ecotype Sinaloan lineage chromosome 1, rGopEvg1_v1.p, whole genome shotgun sequence genomic window, GGAAATGGCAAAACAAGATGGTTTGACTAATAAAGTTCATTACCTGCTATGATTGTTGTGGCCTGCCGCCTCACATTGTTTTTATCTGTATATTCACCATAGTCTATCTTCCCTTCCACATAGATTCGAGCACTAACATGGACATAAGAATTCAGTTCACAGGCAGGAGGATTACATCATTATTTTTATTCTATAAATAGTCGGTTTAGAGTTCAGAGATCTTGCTTCATTTGTCTGTAGTCTTTGAGCATTAAATGCTTTAAGCACGACATGCTTCTATTTTAACATCTCCACTGAACCACCCCCATTGTGCCTGATACACATTAAATTAACTGATTGTTAAGGCATTCAATCCCCAAGCACTCTTTTTATGCCACTTACCCCTTCTTCACATACTGATATGCCACATCTCTCAGGCCTGGCCTAAACACAGAAATCCTGTGCCACGTTGTCTTCTGGGTGATATCACCTATGTTACATGAAAGGAAGAATAATAAATGACAAATGTGCTGAAGGATGCCATATCCTCTCTCTAACATAACAAACTGCGGAGGACTTGTTTCAACACTTAAGTGCTCCTCAGCTAAGAAGTCAAGTGATTGATCGGAGAAATGGAAATGTACTGTTATTGAAACTTCCACTCTTCCTCCTTTCAGCCAGAAACACCACGCAACATGATACAAGCATAATGAGAGAGCATATACTGTGTACCTTCGCTTAGAAACCATGGCTCATATTACACGCAATTATTTCTCCCTGCAGCCTGCACACTGTAAACAGGCTAGGAAAAAGTATGCAGCTACAAACTGAAAGTGGCTTCTAAACAAAGATGTAGTCATTACTTCATCTCCAGTGGGAGGTAATGGGAGAATGGAACCTACTCCACCCCACAAAGTCTATGTGAAATGATGAATGAGCAatagctggaggcttcctccgtCCTTCTTAGAAAAAAGTCTGCCACAAATCACTATTCAACAAATGCCTCTGAGAAATACTGAAGTGCTTCCTGGATATACATGATGAGTAAgctcctcagctagtataaattggcATAAATGAAGCTATATGGATTTACATCAACAAAGGATCTGGATTGGTATTATTTAATGATAAAGCAGCCTTACAACAGGTGAAAAACACATTATTCCACTCCAATAACTACACAAACTCACCTGCCTGGAACACCTCACTTTCCCCCGATCGCCACATCTCATTGGTTGCAAGAGAAAAAATTGTAACTGGATTTTTTCCCTCCACTTGCCTCATAACAGGGTCCTGTCCTACTCGACCGAGTAACTGGATACGATTCAGGGCTGAAATGTGTGGGACAGAAAACATCAGACTGAGGTGCACCAGAAGCAAAAGGAGATATCCTTGAAAGAGTTAAAGTTCAGGATGGCTGCTTGGACTGGTCCCAAGAACTTTTGCATGGATCAGTTTCAGCTTTTCTAACCTTGATAAACTACTATCCCGATTTGCAACTTATGACAAAACCCAAGGAATCCAGATTCTCCGACTTCTAATGATGCCTGCACTAGTGCTGACCAACATCACTGAGGAGTCCTCATTACAGGGGTGAAGGATCTGCTCACACTGTTCATTTTCTCCTATTCCTTGtcccaatatttttttaaatataatttttaaaaacaaaatcttgaCATTTGTATTTTTACCACAACAAAGCTGCAATAATTCTCCCCCCACCGTCCTATCATTACAACAAGCCTTAGTTGAAACTAAAGTACCTTAAAGTTATGTTTCGATGATTaccaccttttctttttttgcactTTAATTCCAACAGGGTTTTAAACAGCCAATGTCTCACTGATTCCTAGCGTTAGTAACAAATGCTTTATATCATTTGAAAAGAATTTCAAGCTTTCAGATGGTACGATGGTTTCTAGTTCTGCCAATTTATCACTACTAAAATCATGTCTGAATCAAAAGGGAGTGGGTAAAACAAGATAGCAGTCAGAATGGCATAGTAATAAGAATGATAAGTTTTATGTCCAATATTTCATGGCCTGCCATGGCTATAAATTAGCACTTAGAATTCCAGCAGTAGAAAGCATTCTCTTCTAGCTTTGGTGGTTTGGAAGACAATCCTGAAGAGACTTTTTGTACCTCCAAGATACGCACATATCTAAAATCGCACAGCTACTCAATTTATCACTGGAACCCTGGTCCTTCTGTGGCCCATTTCCTTTACTGGTTTGTTATCCCCACTCAATTCATTACATATAGAAAATTAGAATGTAAGCTTTAAAGGGCATTAATAGTTGCGCCATGAAGTGCCTAGCACACTTTTGGGCactgtaaaataataaattattattcaATAGCAACTGCCTGCCTTCTATTTTCACTGGTTGGATCACATAAGGAGAAACATTTCTGAAGACGTCACTGCAGACATAAGATCAGATAAAGATTAGATAAGATAAAATATTAAGTTTCCCTTAAGAGGTCAACTGCAGCAtgaacaaaaagtgggaatgaaaTAAGATATTACACAAGTTAAAAGTAAAAGCTGATGATTCTTGAAGAAAGGAATATTTTCCTGTTCTTCCACAACAGTAATAGAAagataatacattttttaaagacaCCGCACGTTTGACTGTTAGCAGTCTTAGCA contains:
- the SSBP1 gene encoding single-stranded DNA-binding protein, mitochondrial — translated: MLRRPIIQVLRQFIRHESDSATSLILERSLNRIQLLGRVGQDPVMRQVEGKNPVTIFSLATNEMWRSGESEVFQAGDITQKTTWHRISVFRPGLRDVAYQYVKKGARIYVEGKIDYGEYTDKNNVRRQATTIIADNIIFLSDHVKEKV